The Gymnodinialimonas sp. 57CJ19 genome includes a window with the following:
- a CDS encoding ATP-binding cassette domain-containing protein translates to MNTQTLNNSQSPAAPKNSGFDSDMQQLWLATGLLLITGIVPALIGNSYWEHSFQLMNIYIAVTVLQNWLFVDAGQKSFGQGVLLGLGAYGFAIAYGIHEMPLALGLLWGLIAAAGGGLLFALPALRVQGFHLGFVTLSAAVVFPQLLLQMDDLTQGLNGIPMSMPSLNEPFLFGISGLSLLCTAAPIAALTFHLMMRRSRLGRRMRTAAESPEAARSLGIRPGVMSSAAFLIAAIGTGICGLLFVPAVSFVTPQSFLMDVSFIFFFAVVVGGRGQILGPVIGIWAVFTIPNILLVDLAHYKPLVYGFITLFVVLVFPDGVVGTVEEWRRKRSQSGGGERAFHLTALTDWLSSLPDHATSPDAEPIISVKGATKRFGSVVAVDHVDMDLRPGEIHGLVGANGSGKTSLLNILNGFSRMNDGSYTFTGRDVSAASAPGIASLGLGRTFQTPRIFPSFSVWNNVRVGLDARETALPEELARILRQMEAEHADGMPTLLSHGQRRILEVVRVVLKDSRVVLFDEPAAGLSSEERAEFSNLVRLLSQKLGTAVVLVEHDLELVWSIADRITVLETGQVVAQGRPDDLAKDPAVQHLFVGGDHAIA, encoded by the coding sequence ATGAACACGCAAACCTTGAATAATTCGCAATCCCCAGCGGCGCCGAAAAACTCGGGCTTTGACAGCGACATGCAGCAGCTTTGGCTGGCGACAGGTCTGTTGTTGATTACCGGTATCGTGCCGGCGCTGATCGGAAACTCATATTGGGAGCACTCCTTCCAGCTTATGAATATCTACATCGCTGTGACGGTCTTGCAGAACTGGCTTTTCGTGGACGCGGGCCAGAAATCCTTTGGCCAAGGCGTCTTGCTGGGGCTTGGCGCTTATGGCTTTGCCATCGCCTACGGCATCCACGAGATGCCCCTTGCCTTGGGGCTACTGTGGGGTCTGATCGCGGCGGCGGGGGGCGGGCTGTTGTTCGCACTTCCGGCGCTGCGGGTGCAGGGGTTCCACCTGGGCTTCGTGACGCTATCGGCGGCGGTCGTCTTCCCGCAGTTGTTGCTGCAAATGGATGATCTCACGCAGGGGCTCAACGGTATTCCCATGTCGATGCCGTCCTTGAACGAGCCTTTCCTGTTTGGCATCAGTGGCTTGTCACTGCTGTGCACGGCGGCGCCGATCGCGGCACTGACGTTTCATCTGATGATGCGCCGCTCCCGGCTTGGCCGGCGCATGCGCACCGCTGCGGAAAGCCCCGAGGCCGCGCGCTCGCTTGGCATTCGTCCCGGCGTGATGAGCTCTGCCGCGTTCCTTATTGCCGCCATCGGCACCGGCATCTGCGGCCTGCTTTTCGTTCCTGCGGTAAGCTTTGTGACACCGCAAAGCTTCTTGATGGATGTCTCTTTCATCTTCTTCTTTGCAGTGGTTGTCGGTGGGCGCGGGCAAATCCTGGGGCCGGTTATCGGAATCTGGGCGGTCTTCACGATACCCAACATCCTGCTGGTCGACCTAGCGCATTACAAACCGCTGGTTTACGGGTTCATCACGCTTTTCGTCGTGTTGGTATTTCCCGATGGGGTCGTTGGAACGGTCGAGGAATGGCGCCGCAAACGGAGCCAAAGCGGCGGCGGCGAGCGCGCCTTTCACCTGACGGCGTTGACGGATTGGCTATCGAGCCTGCCAGATCACGCGACCAGCCCCGACGCCGAGCCGATCATCTCGGTCAAGGGGGCGACCAAGCGTTTCGGCTCTGTGGTCGCCGTTGACCATGTCGATATGGATCTTCGGCCGGGCGAAATTCACGGTCTGGTCGGGGCGAACGGATCGGGAAAAACCTCGCTTCTGAACATCCTGAACGGTTTCAGCCGCATGAATGATGGCAGCTACACCTTCACCGGGCGCGATGTCTCCGCGGCATCTGCGCCGGGAATTGCGTCCCTGGGTCTGGGGCGCACGTTTCAGACGCCCCGTATCTTCCCGTCGTTCTCGGTGTGGAACAACGTACGCGTCGGTCTGGATGCGCGCGAAACGGCCTTGCCCGAAGAACTGGCCCGGATCTTGCGTCAGATGGAGGCGGAACATGCCGACGGAATGCCGACGCTTCTTTCCCACGGTCAGCGCCGCATTCTTGAGGTCGTGCGCGTGGTGTTGAAAGACAGCCGTGTCGTGCTTTTCGACGAACCTGCCGCGGGCCTTTCTAGCGAAGAGCGGGCGGAATTCTCGAACCTTGTGCGGTTGCTTAGCCAAAAACTTGGCACGGCGGTGGTACTGGTGGAGCATGACCTGGAGCTCGTCTGGTCCATTGCGGACCGGATCACCGTGCTGGAGACCGGGCAGGTCGTGGCGCAGGGCCGCCCCGATGATCTCGCGAAAGACCCCGCCGTTCAGCATCTTTTTGTGGGAGGCGATCATGCCATTGCTTGA
- a CDS encoding TetR/AcrR family transcriptional regulator codes for MSDTKMNTARPDTDREPRRETNPRKELVREELLDIAARMFDEHGFDRVSMATIAREVGLGRSAIYHYFASKDEILASIVESEALAPVARIHQLANEPGLSATQRLRDVVLDGVVRRLSFGSRFVRLARLEAQIPDHLRKDYDQSRRAIYDEHVRLIREGIAAGEFRRVDAQISAFSIIGMANWTSRWYRADGRLSAQEVAEAIADLALSSICGPEASDHRLETLRARLGSVIDDLGGIAESIGPPTESKP; via the coding sequence ATGTCAGACACGAAAATGAACACAGCACGCCCGGACACGGACCGGGAACCGCGCCGCGAAACCAACCCCCGCAAAGAGCTGGTGCGCGAAGAGCTGTTGGACATCGCCGCGCGCATGTTCGACGAACACGGGTTTGATCGCGTCTCGATGGCCACAATCGCGCGGGAGGTGGGGCTGGGGCGCTCGGCAATCTATCACTACTTCGCGTCGAAGGACGAAATTCTGGCTTCCATCGTGGAATCCGAGGCTTTGGCGCCGGTCGCGCGTATTCATCAATTGGCGAACGAGCCGGGACTTAGTGCGACGCAACGGCTTCGCGATGTTGTTCTGGATGGCGTGGTGCGGCGCTTGTCGTTCGGGTCTCGGTTCGTGCGGCTTGCGCGGCTGGAAGCACAAATCCCCGATCACCTGCGCAAGGACTACGACCAGTCCCGGCGCGCCATCTACGATGAACACGTGCGATTGATTCGAGAGGGTATCGCGGCGGGAGAGTTTCGCCGCGTAGACGCCCAGATCTCGGCGTTTTCAATTATCGGTATGGCGAACTGGACCTCGCGCTGGTACCGCGCCGACGGACGGTTGAGCGCGCAAGAAGTTGCAGAAGCGATCGCCGATCTTGCCCTCAGCAGCATTTGCGGCCCGGAAGCATCCGATCACCGGCTCGAAACCCTGCGCGCGCGATTGGGCTCCGTGATCGACGACTTGGGCGGCATCGCGGAAAGCATCGGTCCGCCAACGGAATCTAAACCTTAG
- a CDS encoding branched-chain amino acid ABC transporter permease — protein MFSDLFMNFDMVSTIILRGAAVGALFAIIAMSFNIVHNATGILNFAQGAIFLLGAFGAYVFANRVGFGIWIPVLILVSIGIGILTAAQGWLTLKPLRSSVEQNSWIISTVSVSVIIASLLTLNFGVFGNMVRGPVPRVEIFGVRTPGAFLLAIASMFLWYFALRWFLRRTFYGLAISALSQDFEAARAAGLDVRKLQLLAFGISGVIVGSVGFMVAPMISVSPDAGLRYVLNGFVAAVVGGIGNNTGTLIGGPLVGIVAAMTAFYIGGAYQDLASLLVLVAILMFLPQGLFGRAAARKV, from the coding sequence ATGTTTAGCGATCTTTTTATGAACTTCGATATGGTCTCGACGATCATACTGCGAGGGGCCGCGGTGGGGGCACTATTTGCCATCATCGCGATGAGTTTCAACATCGTTCATAACGCCACCGGCATCCTGAACTTCGCGCAGGGTGCGATCTTCCTGTTGGGCGCGTTCGGGGCGTATGTGTTTGCCAACCGGGTGGGCTTCGGCATCTGGATTCCGGTCCTGATCCTTGTCAGCATCGGCATCGGTATTCTGACCGCCGCCCAGGGGTGGCTGACGCTCAAACCGCTGCGATCCTCTGTGGAACAGAACAGTTGGATCATTTCGACGGTTTCCGTATCGGTCATCATTGCGTCGCTGCTGACGCTGAACTTTGGCGTCTTCGGCAACATGGTTCGCGGCCCCGTGCCACGGGTCGAGATCTTTGGCGTCCGCACGCCGGGGGCGTTCCTTCTGGCCATTGCCTCCATGTTCTTGTGGTATTTTGCCCTGCGGTGGTTCCTGCGGCGTACCTTCTACGGGCTGGCAATCAGCGCATTGAGCCAGGACTTCGAGGCCGCCCGCGCAGCAGGTCTTGATGTGCGGAAGTTGCAACTTCTGGCTTTCGGTATCTCAGGTGTCATCGTGGGGTCCGTGGGCTTCATGGTTGCCCCGATGATTTCGGTCAGCCCTGACGCGGGCCTGCGCTATGTTCTCAATGGGTTCGTGGCGGCCGTCGTTGGCGGGATCGGAAACAACACAGGCACCCTGATCGGAGGGCCGCTTGTGGGCATCGTCGCTGCAATGACGGCGTTTTACATCGGCGGCGCCTATCAGGATCTGGCCTCGCTTCTGGTTCTGGTTGCGATCCTCATGTTCTTGCCACAAGGCCTGTTTGGCCGTGCAGCCGCGCGGAAGGTGTAA
- a CDS encoding thioesterase family protein, translating into MRGWQIGTLNAWRRPPMGEYAALPASAGPVCWTGYVGPDDIDENGHMNVKSYDRIMENADMAFFYDMGWTPAYPQQEAKGYFRVEKHVRYQAELLEGTPICVTAWLAATDGKRFHLFFQLWNRSDGRRSATMETMLLHMDLTTRRPAPIPDNAQSRAWNALLETQKGVPVPEGLGRRVSMDRQD; encoded by the coding sequence ATGCGCGGCTGGCAGATTGGAACGCTGAACGCCTGGCGACGGCCTCCAATGGGTGAGTATGCAGCGTTACCGGCTTCGGCGGGGCCCGTTTGTTGGACAGGATACGTCGGACCCGATGACATCGACGAAAACGGGCATATGAACGTGAAATCCTATGACCGGATCATGGAGAACGCCGATATGGCGTTCTTTTATGATATGGGGTGGACGCCGGCGTACCCTCAGCAAGAGGCGAAAGGCTATTTCCGCGTCGAGAAGCATGTCCGCTATCAGGCGGAATTGCTGGAAGGCACGCCAATCTGTGTCACCGCATGGTTGGCCGCGACGGACGGCAAGCGGTTCCATCTGTTTTTTCAGCTTTGGAACAGGTCGGACGGTCGCCGCTCTGCCACGATGGAAACCATGCTCCTCCATATGGATCTGACAACCCGCAGGCCCGCGCCAATCCCCGATAACGCGCAATCCCGTGCCTGGAACGCCCTGCTGGAAACGCAAAAAGGTGTGCCTGTGCCTGAGGGTCTTGGACGCCGCGTCAGCATGGACCGCCAGGACTAA
- a CDS encoding ABC transporter ATP-binding protein: MPLLEVKGLTAGYGDIPVVRDVSLSIEPGEILLIGGENGAGKSTLLRAISGFNTPSSGSVVLNGKNVTGLPPEKVAREGLRLVLDNHRVFPELTVYDNLRLGQAAAVRDKGSFEKSLREIHEVFPILQEKRDQPARDLSGGQQQILALGQAFVARPKVLLCDEPSMGVAQMLLPPILSFLRKWAESGTAVVIVEQHLKLTQPYTDRAMIISRGEVALECASSDLDARLADWNAERLATASNG, encoded by the coding sequence ATGCCATTGCTTGAAGTCAAAGGTTTAACCGCTGGATACGGCGATATCCCCGTTGTGCGCGATGTATCCCTGTCCATCGAACCCGGAGAAATTCTGTTGATCGGCGGCGAAAACGGCGCGGGCAAGTCGACGCTGCTGCGTGCGATCAGTGGGTTCAACACGCCAAGCTCGGGGTCTGTCGTGCTCAACGGCAAGAACGTCACGGGCTTGCCGCCTGAAAAAGTGGCGCGTGAAGGGTTGCGGCTGGTCCTCGATAACCACCGCGTCTTTCCGGAGTTGACGGTCTACGACAACCTTCGCTTGGGCCAGGCGGCGGCAGTGCGCGACAAGGGAAGTTTTGAGAAATCGCTTCGGGAGATCCATGAAGTGTTTCCGATCCTCCAGGAAAAGCGCGATCAGCCAGCCCGTGACCTTTCAGGCGGTCAACAACAGATCCTGGCTTTGGGGCAGGCGTTTGTCGCCCGACCGAAGGTTCTGCTGTGTGACGAGCCTTCCATGGGTGTCGCCCAGATGCTGTTGCCGCCGATCCTGTCTTTCTTGCGAAAGTGGGCGGAATCCGGCACCGCTGTCGTGATCGTGGAGCAGCACTTGAAGTTGACACAACCCTACACCGACCGCGCAATGATCATCAGCCGGGGCGAAGTGGCGTTGGAATGTGCCTCGAGCGATCTTGATGCGCGGCTGGCAGATTGGAACGCTGAACGCCTGGCGACGGCCTCCAATGGGTGA